In Haliotis asinina isolate JCU_RB_2024 chromosome 16, JCU_Hal_asi_v2, whole genome shotgun sequence, the following are encoded in one genomic region:
- the LOC137268606 gene encoding ependymin-related protein 1-like, whose translation MILQAALLLAGLSLASGSICCAPRQFNAFQHVTYVNSSTTLRALYFIVYDAVNERFLVSGDRSNNKFVGTTKVIYDYRNGLAYSIDALARTCSKYSLQGQFEDQQSVCVPSDAVSLGPFFYGYNRNRLNSQSYTYNSTTADGRRQNVVTTVTESDCVPVVVTRTTTGGGEGNSLYIVGYNDFYPGIRDITVFDIPPYC comes from the exons ATGATCCTGCAAGCAGCACTGCTCCTGGCTGGCCTGTCTTTGGCAAGTGGCAGTATTTGTTGCGCACCCAGGCAATTCAACGCATTCCAGCATGTCACGTATGTCAACTCGTCGACAACACTGCGT GCATTGTACTTCATCGTTTACGACGCTGTCAATGAAAGATTCCTCGTCAGCGGCGACCGCAGCAACAACAAATTCGTCGGAACCACCAAAGTAATCTACGACTACAGGAAC ggTCTTGCGTACAGCATTGACGCATTGGCACGCACATGCTCAAAATACTCTCTTCAGGGACAATTCGAGGATCAGCAAAGTGTCTGTGTTCCAA GCGACGCTGTGTCATTGGGCCCTTTCTTTTATGGCTACAACCGGAACAGACTGAATTCACAATCGTACACTTACAACAGCACCACCGCCGACGGGAGGCGTCAGAACGTCGTGACTACCGTGACTGAGAGTGACTGTGTACCAGTAGTCGTTACCAGGACCACGACAGGAGGCGGAG AAGGAAATTCTCTTTACATCGTCGGTTACAACGACTTCTATCCCGGCATCAGGGACATCACTGTCTTCGACATTCCACCCTACTGCTGA